The Lytechinus pictus isolate F3 Inbred chromosome 15, Lp3.0, whole genome shotgun sequence genome contains a region encoding:
- the LOC129277236 gene encoding uncharacterized protein LOC129277236 gives MAETHSLKHEKIFTKDQNEIFEAYCQRIDKFLLNFKKSRSLSDIYVDDDIFAMVNQLATRDMRSAIIAYLASREDIVDIFLMVWKNLTEVNISTFFDLITCICSLTHYSEEFGYAFGEKGCLPLLFLHLHKEDLDESQIGVILAILYNCCWKAPENRIICREFIDTLQVFAQSQDPVIQADAFLALSYIVDKSEVHKISLNEPCLNFILLALESAMSAQGAQNAFGYSTLELLQGLNQLAINDCNKLLIVNRGGIEILERILTGKGSSNEEKLWAARGVWQMAFKEENKVKIRQSAATIEALRKTEETTDHCDVKEACAGALFVINEVSDIDGVFEGPIPAHKDKREVLPGNETDGHVMISYQHKSRDRMLKVKSYLEGLGYDVWMDVDRLEGDILDSMAKAVQRAAVVLVCMTRTFKESQHCRTEATYAYTLNKDIIPLMLQDQFAPEDWLGALVGMKKYYPLFSDDLMKKNLPDLVRDLGNRGKCGKSDRVEPFIDGFTESSLVTVHGLRQNDEIAGDEVDCGGGLTDNPAGNEKLLHSSSYTKAEDIVTWDGEETRKWLRSKGVDTSNDSFKKVDGTRLKQIKNLLNLAPEFCLKSLKEELGLSLWDVLSLVDALEKLEF, from the exons ATGGCCGAAACACACTCTCTAAAACATGAGAAAATATTTACGAaagatcaaaatgaaatatttgaagcTTACTGTCAAAGGATTGATAAATTTCTTCTGAATTTCAAGAAAAGTCGAAGTCTGTCAGATATATACGTCGATGATGACATATTTGCAATGGTTAACCAACTGGCAACCAGAGATATGAGATCGGCCATCATTGCATATTTGGCTTCACGTGAAGATATCGTTGATATATTCCTGATGGTTTGGAAAAACCTTACTGAAGTAAACATTTCCACCTTTTTTGATTTGATAACGTGTATTTGTAGCCTTACACATTATTCGGAAGAGTTTGGATATGCATTTGGCGAAAAGGGGTGTCTTCCTTTGCTTTTTCTTCATCTACACAAGGAAGATCTCGACGAAAGTCAAATCGGTGTAATACTCGCCATCCTTTATAACTGTTGCTGGAAAGCTCCAGAGAACAGAATTATCTGTCGAGAATTCATCGATACCCTCCAGGTGTTTGCGCAATCTCAGGACCCTGTGATTCAGGCCGATGCATTCCTGGCGCTATCGTATATTGTCGACAAATCAGAGGTTCATAAGATTTCCTTGAATGAACCATGTCTGAATTTTATCCTGCTAGCCCTCGAGTCGGCCATGAGCGCTCAAGGTGCGCAAAATGCGTTCGGATACTCGACCCTCGAACTTCTACAAGGCCTCAACCAGCTCGCCATAAACGACTGCAACAAGCTTCTCATCGTAAATCGTGGAGGGATAGAAATCCTTGAGAGAATCTTAACTGGCAAAGGATCCAGCAATGAAGAAAAGCTTTGGGCTGCTCGAGGAGTGTGGCAAATGGCATTCAAAGAAGAGAACAAAGTCAAAATACGGCAGTCAGCAGCAACCATCgaag CACTGAGGAAAACTGAGGAAACCACTGATCATTGCGATGTCAAAGAAGCATGCGCAGGTGCACTTTTCGTTATCAATGAAGTGTCGGACATCGATGGTGTATTCGAAGGTCCGATCCCTGCTCATAAGGATAAGAGGGAGGTTTTGCCAGGCAACGAAACTGACGGGCATGTTATGATTAGCTACCAGCATAAGAGTCGGGATCGTATGCTGAAAGTCAAGAGCTACCTTGAGGGTCTTGGATACGACGTCTGGATGGATGTGGACAGATTGG AAGGTGACATATTGGATTCCATGGCCAAAGCGGTTCAGAGAGCTGCGGTAGTCTTGGTTTGCATGACCCGAACATTCAAGGAGAGTCAACATTGTCGCACAG AAGCCACCTATGCCTACACCCTGAATAAGGACATAATTCCACTAATGCTTCAAGATCAGTTCGCCCCAGAGGACTGGCTCGGTGCCCTCGTTGGAATGAAGAAGTATTACCCTTTATTTTCAGACGATcttatgaaaaaaaaccttCCTGACTTGGTCCGAGATCTAGGAAACAGAGGCAAATGTGGGAAATCAGATCGGGTCGAACCGTTTATTGATGGGTTCACAG AATCGAGCCTTGTAACAGTCCACGGTCTGCGGCAAAATGATGAAATAGCAGGAGACGAAGTAGATTGCGGTGGAGGACTCACAGACAACCCAGCTGGCAACGAAAAGCTGTTGCATTCGAGCTCATATACCAAGGCTGAAGATATAGTGACGTGGGATGGGGAAGAAACGCGGAAATGGCTGAGATCAAAAGGTGTCGACACCAGTAATGACAGTTTCAAGAAGGTGGATGGCACTCGCCTGAAGCAGATCAAGAACCTGCTAAACCTGGCGCCAGAATTTTGCCTAAAATCTCTGAAGGAGGAATTGGGTCTTAGCTTGTGGGAC